Proteins from one Cystobacter ferrugineus genomic window:
- a CDS encoding response regulator, with protein MSKLLIVDDEVAILEALTDILSVEGYEVSTAANGAEGLQQVGRDRPDLILLDLMMPVMDGQEMLRRLKEDPALRSIPVVVMSAGRVTKAELQGSRFLAKPFELDDLLDTVTAELNKKT; from the coding sequence ATGAGCAAGCTGCTCATCGTGGACGACGAGGTGGCCATCCTGGAGGCCCTCACGGACATCCTCTCCGTGGAGGGCTACGAGGTCTCCACCGCCGCCAACGGCGCCGAGGGGCTGCAACAGGTGGGCCGCGACCGGCCGGACCTCATCCTGTTGGACCTGATGATGCCGGTGATGGATGGCCAGGAGATGCTGCGCCGGCTCAAGGAAGACCCCGCCCTGCGCTCCATCCCCGTGGTGGTGATGAGCGCCGGGCGCGTGACCAAGGCGGAGCTGCAGGGCAGCCGCTTCCTCGCCAAGCCCTTCGAGCTGGATGACCTGCTGGACACCGTCACCGCGGAGCTGAACAAGAAGACGTGA
- the orn gene encoding oligoribonuclease, with protein MPASAPPPPCFVWLDLEMTGLDPDDSAIIEIGVIITGPDLVPRAEMERVIWQPEEVLARMEPIVREMHTRNGLAKRVRESQTSLRVAEKEITALVSQYCDVGEGILCGNSIHTDRRFLVKYMPMLDRYLHYRQVDVSSLKVLASAWFPDKVAQRKAPSGHTALADLRSSIAELTHYRTHLFVPPTTPPGGTT; from the coding sequence ATGCCCGCATCCGCCCCGCCGCCCCCGTGTTTCGTCTGGCTCGATCTGGAGATGACCGGACTCGACCCCGACGACTCCGCCATCATCGAGATTGGCGTCATCATCACCGGCCCGGACCTGGTGCCCCGGGCGGAGATGGAGCGCGTCATCTGGCAGCCCGAGGAGGTGCTCGCGCGCATGGAGCCCATCGTCCGGGAGATGCACACGCGCAACGGCCTGGCCAAGCGGGTGCGCGAGTCGCAGACGTCGCTGCGCGTGGCCGAGAAGGAAATCACCGCCCTGGTGTCGCAGTACTGCGACGTGGGCGAGGGCATCCTCTGTGGCAACTCCATCCACACCGACCGGCGCTTCCTGGTGAAGTACATGCCGATGCTCGACCGCTACCTGCACTACCGCCAGGTGGACGTGTCGAGCCTCAAGGTGCTGGCGAGCGCGTGGTTCCCGGACAAGGTGGCCCAGCGCAAGGCGCCCTCGGGGCACACGGCGCTGGCGGACCTGCGCTCGAGCATCGCCGAGCTCACGCACTACCGCACCCACCTGTTCGTGCCCCCCACGACACCTCCGGGTGGCACCACCTGA
- a CDS encoding ribose-phosphate diphosphokinase, producing MELTVFSGTANRALGENLARTLGRPLGRCHLERFPDGELYVEVQEDVRGRNVCLIQPTAPPVGEHLMELLLMADACWRAGAARLMAVVPYFGYARQDRRGKPGEALGGKLVVDLLERGRFERLVAVHLHTPALEGCFGMPLEHLDASHLLAEAARPHAGDGAVVVSPDLGAVKLAERYARQLGLPLAIVHKRRMSGSEVSVRGLVGEVRGLRPIIVDDMISTAGTIAATAETVLKEGCAEDITVVATHALLVGPAVERLSQVPIRRLISTDSVPQQRTLPFEHSVVGLAPLLADAICRVTSERR from the coding sequence ATGGAACTGACCGTCTTCAGTGGCACCGCCAACCGCGCACTGGGTGAGAACCTCGCCCGCACGCTCGGACGGCCCCTGGGCCGCTGCCACCTGGAACGCTTCCCGGATGGTGAGCTGTACGTGGAGGTCCAGGAGGACGTGCGCGGCCGCAACGTGTGCCTCATCCAGCCCACGGCGCCGCCGGTGGGCGAGCACCTGATGGAGCTGCTGCTGATGGCGGACGCGTGCTGGCGCGCGGGCGCGGCGCGGCTCATGGCGGTGGTGCCCTACTTCGGCTACGCGCGACAGGACCGGAGGGGCAAGCCGGGCGAGGCGCTCGGCGGCAAGCTGGTGGTGGACCTGCTCGAGCGCGGCCGCTTCGAGCGCCTGGTGGCGGTGCACCTGCACACCCCCGCGCTGGAGGGCTGCTTCGGCATGCCGCTGGAGCACCTGGACGCCAGCCACCTCCTGGCCGAGGCCGCGCGGCCCCACGCGGGCGACGGCGCGGTGGTGGTGTCGCCGGACCTGGGCGCGGTGAAGCTCGCCGAGCGCTACGCGCGCCAGCTCGGGCTGCCCCTGGCCATCGTGCACAAGCGCCGCATGAGCGGCTCCGAGGTGAGTGTCCGCGGGCTCGTGGGCGAGGTGCGCGGCCTGCGGCCCATCATCGTCGACGACATGATCTCCACCGCGGGCACCATCGCCGCCACGGCGGAGACGGTGCTCAAGGAGGGCTGCGCCGAGGACATCACCGTGGTGGCCACCCACGCCCTGCTGGTGGGCCCCGCGGTGGAGCGGCTGAGCCAGGTGCCCATCCGCCGCCTCATCTCCACCGACAGCGTCCCCCAGCAGCGCACGCTCCCCTTCGAGCACTCCGTGGTGGGACTCGCCCCGCTGCTCGCCGACGCCATCTGCCGCGTCACCTCCGAGCGGCGCTGA
- a CDS encoding enoyl-CoA hydratase translates to MSDTLLSHLEAGVLTLTFNRPQKKNAFTAEMYSLAAQALRDADTNDAVRVVVLAGAGGSFTAGNDLKDFLENPPKGEDSPVFRFLHTLAHFTRPIVARVEGVAVGIGTTLLLHCDYVAASERAVFSMPFVNLGLSPEGASSLLLPRLAGMALASELLMFGEPFDAATALRAGLVNRVVPDAELESLVSSRAAALASRPVESVRLTKKLLREPLRAAVDETLSREGALFMQRLASAEAREAFNAFLSKKK, encoded by the coding sequence ATGTCCGACACGCTGCTCAGCCACCTGGAAGCCGGAGTCCTCACCCTCACCTTCAACCGGCCGCAGAAGAAGAACGCCTTCACCGCCGAGATGTACTCGCTGGCGGCCCAGGCGCTGCGCGACGCGGACACGAATGACGCCGTGCGCGTCGTGGTGCTCGCCGGCGCGGGGGGCAGCTTCACCGCCGGTAACGATCTCAAGGACTTCCTGGAGAATCCTCCCAAGGGCGAGGACTCCCCCGTGTTCCGCTTCCTGCACACGCTCGCCCACTTCACCCGGCCCATCGTGGCGCGCGTGGAGGGCGTGGCGGTGGGCATCGGCACCACGCTGCTCTTGCACTGTGACTACGTGGCCGCCAGCGAGCGCGCCGTCTTCAGCATGCCCTTCGTCAACCTCGGCCTGAGCCCCGAGGGCGCCTCCAGTCTGCTGTTGCCCCGCCTGGCCGGCATGGCGCTCGCCTCCGAGCTGCTCATGTTCGGCGAGCCCTTCGACGCCGCCACCGCCCTGCGCGCGGGCCTCGTCAACCGGGTGGTGCCCGACGCGGAGCTCGAGTCGCTGGTGAGCTCGCGCGCCGCCGCGCTCGCCTCCCGGCCCGTGGAGTCCGTGCGCCTCACCAAGAAGCTGCTGCGCGAGCCCCTGCGCGCCGCCGTGGACGAAACCCTCTCGCGCGAGGGCGCCCTCTTCATGCAACGGCTCGCCTCGGCCGAGGCCCGTGAGGCCTTCAACGCCTTCCTGTCCAAGAAAAAATAA
- a CDS encoding ATPase domain-containing protein, whose translation MSHIEPTEEPVRRVVTGSSGLDALLNGGWVHGGTYMVSGAPGTGKTVLGNQLCFSHVAGGGRAVFITMLSESHERMMTHLRGMRFFRREVIGQSLHYVSAYATLKGEGLEGLSRLLYRSVREHQATVLVVDGLLAAQESAGSVLVFREFLHALGVHNALAGCTTLVLTNRQENAADPQFAMVDGVLVLEMHLEGLRSVRSLEVTKLRGEPQITGRHVFEINSGGLVVYPRLEAFVPPPREEQPAPARRLGFGVPSLDEMLSGGVPERSCSLLSGAPGSGKTLLGLHFLAEGVRRGEKGLYFGFGETRDRLLAKARGVGLTLAPALASGRLVVESRSPVECLPDALAHELLALVERHQAGRLVLDGLELLLHTMDPRRTLGFVTALLTALRTRGVTPLMLQRTPMLFGPREEGPLQGLEALIDNIVFLRYVELRSRLYRMLSIFKMSESPYESTSREFSLSSRGIDVADSSESAENILQGRHRPRATRRPSPQRKAAPRRRTPLKRGGRP comes from the coding sequence GTGAGTCACATCGAGCCAACCGAGGAGCCCGTGCGCCGGGTGGTGACCGGTTCGTCCGGACTGGACGCGCTGCTCAACGGCGGCTGGGTCCACGGGGGAACCTACATGGTCTCGGGCGCCCCGGGCACGGGGAAGACCGTGCTGGGCAACCAGCTATGCTTCTCGCACGTGGCCGGTGGCGGGCGCGCCGTCTTCATCACCATGCTCTCCGAGTCGCACGAGCGGATGATGACGCACCTGCGCGGCATGCGCTTCTTCCGGCGCGAGGTGATCGGCCAGTCGCTGCACTACGTGAGCGCCTACGCCACGCTCAAGGGCGAGGGGCTCGAGGGGCTGTCGCGGTTGCTCTACCGCTCGGTGCGCGAGCACCAGGCGACGGTGCTGGTGGTGGATGGGCTGCTGGCGGCGCAGGAGAGCGCCGGCTCGGTGCTCGTCTTCCGCGAGTTCCTCCATGCCCTGGGGGTGCACAACGCGCTGGCCGGCTGCACCACGCTGGTGCTCACCAACCGCCAGGAGAACGCGGCGGACCCTCAATTCGCCATGGTGGACGGGGTGCTCGTGCTGGAGATGCACCTGGAGGGCCTGCGCTCGGTGCGCTCGCTGGAGGTGACGAAGCTGCGCGGCGAGCCGCAAATCACCGGCCGGCACGTCTTCGAGATCAACTCCGGCGGGCTCGTGGTGTACCCGCGCCTGGAGGCCTTCGTCCCGCCCCCGCGCGAGGAGCAGCCGGCCCCCGCGCGGCGGCTGGGCTTCGGGGTGCCGAGCCTGGACGAGATGCTCTCGGGCGGCGTACCGGAGCGCTCCTGCTCGCTGCTGTCCGGAGCGCCCGGCAGTGGCAAGACGCTGCTGGGGCTGCACTTCCTGGCGGAGGGGGTGCGGCGAGGAGAGAAGGGCCTGTACTTCGGCTTCGGGGAGACGCGCGACCGGCTGCTCGCCAAGGCCCGGGGAGTGGGCCTGACGCTGGCCCCGGCGCTGGCGTCGGGCCGGCTGGTGGTGGAGTCGCGCTCCCCGGTGGAGTGCCTGCCCGATGCCCTGGCCCATGAGCTGCTCGCGCTCGTGGAGCGCCACCAGGCGGGCCGGCTGGTGCTGGATGGCCTGGAGCTGCTCCTGCATACGATGGACCCGCGGCGCACGCTCGGCTTCGTCACCGCGCTGCTCACCGCGCTGCGCACGCGCGGCGTCACCCCCCTGATGCTCCAGCGCACGCCCATGCTCTTCGGGCCGCGCGAGGAAGGGCCGTTGCAGGGATTGGAAGCACTCATCGACAACATCGTCTTCCTCCGCTATGTGGAGTTGCGCTCGCGGCTGTACCGGATGCTCTCCATCTTCAAGATGAGCGAGAGTCCCTACGAGTCCACGTCGCGTGAGTTCTCCCTCTCCTCGCGGGGTATCGACGTGGCGGACAGCTCCGAGAGCGCCGAGAACATCCTCCAGGGCCGGCACCGGCCACGGGCCACCAGGCGCCCCTCCCCCCAGCGCAAGGCCGCGCCCCGGCGGCGCACGCCCCTCAAGCGGGGAGGCCGCCCATGA
- a CDS encoding DUF3185 family protein — protein sequence MRILGIMLLVAGTVFLVSAWRATDSMVERAAHKLTGRYTESTQRDLALGGAGVVGGVLLLALGGGKRRR from the coding sequence GTGCGCATCCTGGGTATCATGCTCCTTGTCGCTGGCACCGTGTTCCTGGTGAGTGCCTGGCGCGCCACCGACTCCATGGTGGAGCGTGCCGCGCACAAGCTCACCGGGCGCTACACCGAGAGCACCCAGCGCGACCTGGCCCTTGGGGGCGCTGGGGTGGTGGGCGGCGTGTTGCTGCTCGCCCTGGGGGGAGGCAAGCGCCGCCGCTAG
- a CDS encoding S8 family peptidase encodes MTTKASFLKFHVTPTVLLGLSLLVAPCAEASGVKVLEPRLSTVKPTTPELDEETPVQRLVVKFHEGTRVRLRGGVMRILSEERDLDERGRMQRQHITDVRLSTDVSELQRIVDRQSRWGRPVRLFRDPEYTLAERKYLAEERSGKEMADLDLYYELPLEPGMQAADVNELVMQLNALDSVEIAYAEPVSWTASVSAWDVHGNATANYELRQGYLDAAPGGIDARYAWTVPGGRGKGVRLVDVEGAWNNRHEDLPVFFYLGGEQFQDVEWRDHGTAVMGVMVGQDNGYGITGIAHEASAGRQGIATQSMASAIQHAARAAGRGGVVLVELQAPGPKAMKSCACNVSQCNYVPLEYWRANFDAIAQATAHGVHVVEAAGNGGADLDDPAYRGAFDRAHRDSGAILVGASSANGRTPMCWTNHGSRVDVHSWGEKVVTLGFGDLSGLGEHRGYTGSFNGTSSAAPIVAGAVAAIQGAAFAAGKGPVDPRAMRALLRTTGTPQAPSSKHIGPQPNLRRALQQVLSR; translated from the coding sequence ATGACGACGAAGGCCTCTTTCCTCAAGTTCCACGTGACGCCCACGGTGCTGCTCGGCCTGAGCCTGCTGGTCGCGCCTTGTGCGGAGGCCAGCGGAGTCAAGGTGCTGGAGCCGCGGCTGTCCACGGTGAAGCCCACCACGCCCGAGCTGGACGAGGAGACGCCGGTCCAGCGCCTGGTCGTGAAGTTCCATGAGGGGACGCGGGTGCGCCTGCGCGGCGGGGTGATGCGCATCCTCAGCGAGGAGCGCGACCTGGACGAGCGCGGCCGCATGCAGCGGCAACACATCACCGACGTGCGGCTGAGCACGGACGTCTCCGAGTTGCAGCGCATCGTGGATCGTCAGTCGCGTTGGGGCCGGCCCGTGCGGCTCTTCCGCGATCCCGAGTACACCCTGGCCGAGCGCAAGTACCTCGCCGAGGAGCGCAGTGGCAAGGAGATGGCGGACCTGGACCTCTACTACGAGCTGCCGCTGGAGCCTGGCATGCAGGCGGCCGACGTGAACGAGCTCGTCATGCAGCTCAACGCGCTGGACAGCGTGGAGATCGCCTACGCCGAGCCCGTGTCCTGGACGGCCAGCGTGTCGGCGTGGGACGTGCACGGCAACGCCACCGCGAACTATGAGCTGCGCCAGGGCTACCTGGACGCGGCGCCTGGCGGCATCGACGCGCGCTACGCCTGGACGGTGCCCGGCGGCCGGGGCAAGGGCGTGCGGCTCGTCGACGTGGAGGGCGCCTGGAACAACCGGCACGAGGATCTGCCGGTCTTCTTCTACCTGGGAGGCGAGCAGTTCCAGGACGTGGAGTGGCGCGACCACGGCACCGCGGTGATGGGGGTGATGGTGGGCCAGGACAACGGCTATGGCATCACCGGCATCGCGCACGAGGCCTCGGCGGGACGCCAGGGCATCGCCACCCAGAGCATGGCGAGCGCCATCCAGCACGCGGCGCGCGCCGCGGGCCGGGGCGGCGTGGTGCTGGTGGAGCTGCAGGCCCCGGGCCCCAAGGCCATGAAGAGCTGCGCCTGCAACGTCAGCCAGTGCAACTACGTGCCCCTGGAGTACTGGCGGGCCAACTTCGACGCCATCGCGCAGGCCACCGCCCACGGCGTCCACGTGGTGGAGGCGGCCGGCAATGGCGGCGCGGACCTGGATGATCCCGCCTACCGTGGCGCCTTCGACCGGGCGCACCGCGACTCGGGCGCCATCCTCGTGGGCGCCAGCTCCGCCAACGGCCGCACCCCCATGTGCTGGACCAACCACGGCTCGCGCGTGGACGTGCATAGCTGGGGCGAGAAGGTCGTCACCCTGGGCTTCGGCGACCTGAGCGGCCTGGGCGAGCACCGGGGCTACACGGGCTCCTTCAATGGCACCTCGAGCGCGGCCCCCATCGTGGCCGGAGCGGTGGCCGCCATCCAGGGCGCCGCGTTCGCCGCGGGCAAGGGCCCGGTGGATCCCCGCGCGATGCGCGCGCTGCTGCGCACCACCGGCACGCCCCAGGCGCCCTCCTCCAAGCACATCGGCCCCCAGCCCAACCTGCGCCGGGCCCTCCAGCAGGTGCTCTCGCGCTGA